In a genomic window of Primulina huaijiensis isolate GDHJ02 unplaced genomic scaffold, ASM1229523v2 scaffold43375_ERROPOS137452, whole genome shotgun sequence:
- the LOC140970218 gene encoding transcription factor MYB15-like, which produces MVRAPCCEKLGLKKGPWSPEEDQVLVSFIQKNGHANWRALPKQAGLLRCGKSCRLRWINYLRPDIKRGNFSKEEEETIINLHEILGNRWSAIAARLPGRTDNEIKNVWHTQLKKRLKNHESTRDSKRRPVDTKVAEDTNSDTVKENVGTSQQQCSSEMSSVTDSSTGKKKMVFIKDEEIDYSSEYFPRIDESFWSEELSIDQVECLSPLNPIQSVEIGSTSDDSLNFWYNLLSRDGDIQDLPEF; this is translated from the exons ATGGTGAGAGCGCCTTGCTGTGAGAAACTAGGACTCAAGAAAGGGCCTTGGAGCCCCGAGGAAGATCAGGTTTTGGTCTCTTTTATTCAGAAAAACGGGCATGCCAATTGGCGCGCACTCCCCAAACAAGCAG GTCTTTTGAGATGTGGCAAGAGTTGCAGACTTAGGTGGATCAACTATTTGAGGCCAGATATTAAGAGAGGAAATTTcagcaaagaagaagaagaaaccaTCATTAACTTGCATGAAATACTCGGTAACAG ATGGTCAGCAATTGCTGCTAGGCTGCCGGGACGCACGGATAACGAAATTAAAAATGTTTGGCATACCCAATTGAAGAAACGGCTCAAGAATCACGAGTCCACCCGGGACTCCAAGAGACGCCCGGTTGACACCAAAGTCGCAGAAGATACTAATTCCGACACTGTTAAAGAAAATGTCGGTACCAGCCAGCAACAATGCTCTAGCGAGATGTCATCCGTGACGGATTCTTCGACGGGGAAGAAGAAGATGGTCTTTATCAAAGACGAAGAAATCGATTATTCGTCGGAATATTTCCCTCGTATCGACGAAAGTTTTTGGTCCGAAGAATTATCAATCGACCAAGTTGAGTGCCTGAGTCCTTTAAATCCTATCCAAAGTGTGGAAATTGGTTCGACATCTGATGATAGCTTGAACTTTTGGTACAATCTTTTGAGTAGGGATGGAGACATTCAAGATTTACCGGAATTCTGA
- the LOC140970224 gene encoding glutathione transferase GST 23-like encodes MENQKGVKVVGFWVSPYVHRVRWALKLKGVEYEYIEEDIFNKSPLLFEINPVHARVPVLVHHGKPLPESCIILEYIDETWKNNPLLPQHPLERAQARFWVKFAEEKVFRVLWGVLCSEGELQEERLKLARDALQTMEEILKGKMFFGGETIGYLDLTLGFISYMLPVWEEIACFKILDPSKYPALIAWIHNFLDHEAIKGEYMPSKEQIKTYFEWRRKAFMPPN; translated from the exons ATGGAAAACCAAAAGGGTGTGAAAGTGGTAGGGTTCTGGGTTAGCCCATACGTGCACAGAGTGAGGTGGGCACTGAAACTAAAGGGAGTCGAATATGAATACATAGAAGAAGATATATTCAACAAGAGTCCTTTGCTTTTTGAGATCAACCCTGTGCATGCCAGGGTCCCAGTTCTTGTCCACCATGGAAAACCTTTGCCAGAGTCGTGCATTATACTGGAATACATCGACGAGACTTGGAAAAATAACCCCTTGCTGCCTCAACATCCTCTCGAAAGAGCCCAAGCACGATTTTGGGTTAAATTTGCCGAAGAGAAG GTTTTTAGAGTTTTGTGGGGAGTCCTTTGTTCAGAAGGAGAGTTACAAGAGGAAAGATTGAAACTGGCGAGGGATGCACTGCAAACGATGGAAGAAATTCTTAAAGGGAAGATGTTCTTCGGGGGAGAAACAATTGGATACTTAGATCTAACGCTGGGATTCATTTCGTACATGTTACCTGTTTGGGAGGAAATCGCGTGTTTTAAGATTCTTGATCCCTCGAAATATCCCGCCTTAATTGCTtggattcataattttcttgatcaTGAGGCAATCAAGGGTGAATATATGCCATCTAAAGAGCAGATAAAGACTTATTTTGAATGGCGTCGAAAGGCATTTATGCCTCCAAATTGA
- the LOC140970223 gene encoding 11S globulin seed storage protein Ana o 2.0101-like: MANSLMLPLSLVLMFLFHGCIAQLELPQRQFWQNLQEQQQHRLRAKTQCRIERLNAREPNRKYDCEAGSYEIWDSNSEEFECAGIEFVRYVIQPKGLFLPHYTNSPQLFYATEGSGIHGVVFPGCAETFESGSSFSSEGSESKYHRDRHQKLRRFRKGDVLAMPQALTYWIYNDRDTPITLVALVDVGNDNNQLDLQFRKFFLAGNPQSSESQGEYRQSRKSREHGSQGGRGREEEQEKGNIFAGFDQDLLAEAFDVDTQTISKLQSREDDRGVIVRAEKLRLVLPEFEEERGGEHGSGRYNGLEETFCTAKIRENIDHPARADVYNPRGGRLSTVNSHSLPILSYLRLSAQKGVLYKNAIMTPHWSANSHSAMYVTRGSARIQVVGYGRRVFDENVNQGQLLVVPQNFVVIKKASNEGFEWITFKTNDNAISNQLAGRLSAIRAMPIDVLTNAYGISREDARDLKYKREEAILFSPGSRSREYDA; the protein is encoded by the exons ATGGCTAATTCACTTATGCTCCCTCTTAGCCTTGTGTTAATGTTCTTGTTCCACGGCTGCATAGCTCAACTTGAACTTCCACAGAGGCAGTTCTGGCAGAATTTGcaggagcagcagcagcatcgCCTCCGGGCCAAGACCCAATGCCGGATTGAACGGCTGAATGCTCGTGAACCCAACCGCAAGTACGATTGTGAGGCCGGAAGTTACGAGATTTGGGATTCAAATAGTGAGGAATTTGAGTGTGCTGGTATTGAGTTTGTTCGGTATGTGATCCAGCCCAAGGGCCTGTTTCTTCCTCACTACACTAATTCCCCTCAACTTTTCTACGCTACTGAAGGCAG TGGGATCCATGGAGTCGTGTTTCCAGGGTGTGCTGAGACATTCGAATCAGGCTCTAGCTTCTCTTCAGAGGGTAGTGAATCCAAATACCACCGGGATCGCCACCAGAAGCTTCGGAGGTTCCGAAAAGGGGATGTCCTGGCTATGCCTCAGGCCCTCACCTACTGGATTTATAATGACAGGGACACCCCGATCACCCTTGTGGCACTTGTTGACGTTGGTAATGATAACAACCAACTTGATTTGCAATTCAGG AAATTCTTCCTAGCTGGAAACCCGCAATCATCCGAAAGCCAAGGTGAATACAGACAGAGCAGGAAGTCAAGAGAACATGGATCCCAAGGCGGGAGAGGTCGTGAGGAAGAGCAGGAAAAGGGGAACATCTTCGCTGGGTTTGATCAGGACCTTCTGGCAGAAGCTTTTGATGTCGACACACAAACAATAAGCAAGTTGCAATCCAGGGAAGACGATAGGGGCGTCATAGTCCGTGCAGAGAAGCTTCGTCTGGTTTTACCCGAGTTTGAAGAAGAGCGAGGAGGAGAGCATGGGAGCGGACGATACAATGGACTTGAGGAAACATTTTGCACTGCAAAGATTAGGGAGAACATAGATCATCCTGCCAGGGCCGATGTGTACAACCCACGTGGCGGACGTCTGAGCACGGTCAACAGCCATTCTCTTCCTATTCTCAGCTACCTCCGACTTAGTGCTCAGAAAGGTGTCCTCTATAAG AACGCTATAATGACCCCACACTGGAGCGCCAACTCCCACAGCGCAATGTATGTCACCAGAGGAAGTGCAAGGATTCAAGTGGTCGGATACGGAAGACGCGTGTTTGATGAGAATGTAAACCAAGGGCAGCTTCTTGTTGTGCCACAAAACTTTGTCGTAATAAAGAAAGCAAGCAACGAAGGCTTTGAATGGATCACATTCAAGACTAACGATAATGCAATCAGCAACCAACTTGCCGGGCGTCTCTCCGCCATCCGGGCCATGCCTATCGATGTTTTGACAAATGCATACGGCATTTCGAGGGAGGATGCCAGAGATTTGAAGTATAAAAGAGAAGAAGCAATTCTATTTAGTCCAGGGTCAAGGTCTCGAGAATATGATGCTTAA
- the LOC140970222 gene encoding PH, RCC1 and FYVE domains-containing protein 1-like, producing MADPASYGNPDRDTEQALIALKKGTQLIKYSRKGKPKFRTFRLSPDETTLIWYSHREERNLKLSSVLRIIPGQRTPVFKRYLRPEKEYLSFSLIYNNGDRSLDLICKDKVESELWLGGLKALISTGQARSKRTRSDISDLTGFGDIIQDNRPFGASLEYTSSIPRGKSVADFNTNLNNSSSHVGSECANMQIRTSGTDGFRISVSSTPSCSSQGSGPDDIESLGDVYVWGEIWSDGGATDGTGNSFPIKNDVLIPKPLESNVVLDVHQIACGVRHVALVTRQGEVFTWGEESGGRLGHGIEKNFSRPKLVEFLAVTNVDFVACGEFHTCALSTSGDLYTWGDGTHNAGLLGHGNDVSHWIPKRVSGPLEGLQVLSVACGTWHSALATSTGKLFTFGDGTFGALGHGGRESITYPREVQSLNGLKTLAVSCGVWHTAAIVEVTNQSGASVVSSRKLFTWGDGDKNRLGHGNKETYLVPTCVSALIDYNIHQLACGHNTTVALTTSGHVFTMGSNSFGQLGNPQSDGKSPCLIQDRLVGEFVEQISCGAHHVAVLTSRSEVFTWGKGANGRLGHGNVDDRNTPTLVEAIKDRHVRNIACGSNYTASICIHKWVSGADQSFCTGCRQAFGFTRKRHNCYNCGLVHCHACSSKKALKAALAPTPGKPHRVCDSCYLKLKKAAEAGIVGTFSRRASGPRRSVDMSSRADRGEARTSRLLLSPPTVEPIKYLEVKSGTQSDNYSIIRASQVPSLLQLKDVAFPSSLSALQYALKPVITSAPQIQQLQVHTPSQSNSRPASPYSRRPSPPRSAAPVFSRGVIDSLKKTNDLLTQEISKLHGQVKSLKQKTEAQETEIQKLKTASEDATSLASNRSSDIFKATQAVKTITTQLNDITEQLPPEITESESFKVVRAQVRFLLDTIGNETSEDNPTSPSESSNEAPNYSDKMSLAHESSNKENHRSEDREGVQDLSQNRIRTLQETGEPSGSNARVGNEPRTESDSGTPQAARTEGRTEVIEQFEPGVYVKLVQLSNGTKIFKGIQFSKRKFDEQQAEEWWKENKDRLQKKYSPAKTRNTPAEETAPQPREEEASHENNEAPQP from the exons ATGGCAGATCCTGCTAGTTATGGCAATCCTGATCGTGATACCGAGCAG GCACTCATTGCTTTGAAGAAAGGAACACAGTTAATCAAGTACAGCAGAAAGGGGAAGCCTAAGTTTCGCACGTTTAGACTTTCTCCG GACGAAACGACATTAATCTGGTATTCGCATAGAGAAGAAAGAAATTTGAAGTTATCTTCCGTTTTACGGATCATACCTGGACAGAGAACC CCtgttttcaaaagatatttgcgCCCAGAGAAGGAGTACTTGTCTTTCTCACTCATATACAATAACGGCGATAGATCTCTCGATCTT ATCTGCAAGGACAAAGTTGAATCTGAGCTTTGGCTCGGTGGCTTGAAGGCCTTAATATCAACTGGCCAAGCACGCAGTAAACGTACTAGAAGTGACATTTCTGAT TTAACTGGTTTTGGTGATATCATTCAAGATAATCGTCCCTTTGGAGCGTCGCTTGAATACACTTCAAGTATACCCCGTGGTAAATCCGTTGCAGATTTTAACACTAACTTGAACAACTCAAGCTCACATGTGGGGTCTGAGTGTGCAAACATGCAAATAAGAACAAGTGGTACAGATGGTTTTCGTATTAGCGTCTCGAGTACTCCTAGTTGTTCCAGTCAAGGTTCTGGACCAGATGATATAGAATCGCTTGGTGACGTTTATGTATGGGGAGAGATTTGGTCTGATGGAGGTGCCACGGATGGAACTGGGAATTCATTTCCAATAAAAAATGATGTCTTAATTCCTAAACCACTGGAGTCAAATGTAGTTCTTGACGTTCACCAAATTGCTTGTGGCGTTCGCCATGTTGCTCTTGTTACAAGACAAGGCGAGGTATTTACATGGGGTGAAGAATCTGGAGGAAGATTGGGTCATGGAATCGAAAAAAACTTTAGTCGCCCTAAACTTGTAGAATTTTTGGCTGTTACGAATGTTGACTTTGTAGCCTGTGGAGAGTTTCACACATGTGCGTTATCAACATCTGGTGACTTATATACTTGGGGAGATGGTACCCACAATGCTGGACTTCTTGGCCATGGGAATGACGTTAGCCATTGGATACCTAAACGAGTTTCTGGGCCTTTAGAAGGCCTCCAAGTTCTATCAGTTGCATGTGGGACATGGCATTCAGCACTTGCGACTTCAACTGGAAAACTCTTTACATTTGGTGATGGGACATTTGGTGCTCTTGGCCACGGTGGTCGTGAAAGCATTACATACCCAAGGGAGGTCCAATCGTTAAATGGACTGAAAACGTTGGCTGTTTCTTGTGGTGTATGGCATACCGCTGCTATTGTAGAAGTTACGAATCAGTCAGGTGCAAGTGTTGTTTCCTCGAGAAAGCTTTTCACTTGGGGTGACGGTGATAAAAATCGACTTGGTCATGGAAACAAGGAGACATATCTTGTTCCGACCTGTGTATCTGCTCTTATAGATTATAACATCCATCAGTTAGCATGTGGGCATAACACAACTGTTGCCCTTACAACATCCGGTCATGTCTTTACTATGGGAAGCAATTCGTTCGGACAGTTGGGAAATCCCCAGTCTGATGGAAAATCACCGTGTTTAATACAAGATAGGCTCGTGGGAGAGTTTGTGGAACAAATATCATGTGGTGCACATCATGTAGCAGTTCTCACGTCGAGAAGTGAAGTATTCACTTGGGGAAAAGGAGCTAACGGAAGATTAGGCCATGGCAATGTTGATGATAGGAATACTCCAACGTTGGTTGAAGCCATTAAAGACCGACACGTGAGGAATATTGCTTGTGGATCAAATTATACCGCTAGTATTTGCATCCATAAATGGGTTTCTGGTGCGGACCAATCGTTTTGCACTGGGTGTAGGCAAGCATTTGGTTTTACTCGAAAACGACATAACTGTTACAACTGTGGATTAGTGCATTGCCATGCTTGTAGCTCAAAAAAAGCTTTGAAAGCAGCTCTTGCCCCAACTCCAGGAAAACCGCACCGAGTGTGTGATTCGTGCTACCTGAAACTTAAAAAGGCTGCAGAAGCTGGAATTGTCGGTACTTTTAGTCGTAGAGCCTCAGGGCCTCGACGTTCAGTGGATATGAGTAGTAGAGCAGATAGAGGAGAGGCAAGAACTTCAAGACTTCTTCTATCGCCGCCTACGGTTGAACCAATCAAGTATCTCGAGGTGAAGTCCGGGACACAATCTGATAATTATTCCATCATTCGAGCATCTCAAGTTCCGTCACTTTTGCAGCTAAAAGATGTTGCTTTCCCAAGTTCACTTAGTGCTCTTCAATATGCTTTAAAGCCTGTCATCACATCAGCACCACAGATTCAACAACTACAGGTTCATACTCCATCCCAGTCCAACTCAAGACCAGCTTCCCCATACTCAAGAAGACCAAGTCCTCCACGATCTGCGGCTCCAGTGTTTTCAAGGGGTGTCATTGACAGCCTAAAGAAAACCAATGATCTTCTAACTCAAGAAATTTCTAAACTTCATGGCCAA GTCAAGAGTTTAAAGCAAAAAACTGAAGCCCAAGAAACAGAAATTCAGAAGTTAAAGACAGCTTCTGAAGATGCTACTTCCCTAGCTTCTAACAGATCTTCTGATATTTTTAAAGCAACACAAGCAGTCAAAACAATAACAACTCAA TTAAACGACATAACAGAGCAGTTACCTCCTGAGATAACCGAAAGCGAATCTTTTAAAGTCGTGCGTGCTCAAGTTAGATTTTTGTTGGACACGATTGGAAATGAGACATCTGAAGATAATCCAACTTCACCATCAGAAAGCTCAAACGAGGCACCAAATTATTCTGATAAGATGTCATTAGCCCATGAATCTAGTAACAAGGAAAATCATAGATCAGAAGATCGTGAAGGAGTTCAGGACCTGTCACAGAATCGTATTAGAACTCTACAAGAAACCGGTGAACCATCTGGTTCAAATGCTAGAGTAGGGAATGAACCGAGAACAGAGAGTGACTCAGGGACACCTCAAGCTGCTAGAACTGAAGGGAGGACAGAAGTTATTGAACAATTTGAACCAGGTGTCTATGTCAAGCTTGTTCAACTCTCAAATGGAACCAAGATATTCAAAGGGATTCAATTTAG TAAGCGTAAATTTGACGAGCAACAAGCAGAAGAATGGTGGAAAGAAAACAAAGATAGACTGCAGAAAAAGTACAGTCCTGCAAAGACAAGAAACACGCCAGCAGAAGAAACTGCGCCTCAGCCACGGGAGGAGGAAGCGAGCCATGAAAATAATGAGGCACCACAACCTTAA